A window of Haliscomenobacter hydrossis DSM 1100 contains these coding sequences:
- a CDS encoding NYN domain-containing protein has translation MTSFPHSKSGLIRIGVFYDGHYFLQVSNYYNYVHDRRSRISIRGLHDFVRKQVAIEEDEEFHRCQIIDAHYFRGRLSASEASQRGNLLYFERAFDDILMSEGVSVHYLPVRNFHGRWQEKGIDVWLALEAFEMTFYKRFDVVVILAADGDYSPLVRKLHSLGSRVMLLHWNFEYTDEEGNRFSTRTSNELVSSVAYPIAMHEIIDDYSPKSEAIVSSLFVPKTEAKVSHKQGTNWQSSGSGEATASGPDEFHDSTILSLKEGYGFIKFPPNNVFFHFSSLVDYDFNDLEIGDSVQFSLEPKEDGRMMAKEVIVVE, from the coding sequence ATGACAAGCTTTCCACATTCAAAGTCGGGTTTAATCCGCATTGGCGTTTTTTATGACGGCCACTATTTTTTGCAGGTAAGCAACTACTACAATTATGTACACGATCGCCGAAGCCGGATCAGCATTCGTGGTTTGCATGATTTTGTACGCAAGCAAGTGGCCATTGAAGAAGACGAAGAATTTCACCGTTGCCAAATCATCGATGCCCATTATTTCCGGGGGCGTTTAAGCGCTAGCGAAGCCAGCCAACGTGGCAATTTACTGTATTTCGAACGCGCTTTTGACGATATCTTGATGAGTGAAGGGGTTTCGGTTCACTACCTGCCCGTAAGAAACTTTCACGGACGTTGGCAAGAAAAAGGCATCGACGTATGGTTGGCTCTTGAGGCTTTCGAAATGACTTTTTACAAGCGTTTCGACGTAGTCGTGATTTTGGCCGCCGACGGTGATTATTCTCCCCTGGTGCGTAAATTGCACTCTTTGGGTAGCCGGGTGATGTTGCTCCACTGGAATTTTGAATATACGGATGAAGAGGGCAACCGCTTTAGCACCCGTACCTCCAACGAATTGGTGTCCAGCGTTGCGTACCCAATCGCCATGCACGAAATCATCGATGATTATTCACCCAAGAGTGAAGCAATTGTAAGCAGCTTGTTTGTTCCGAAAACAGAAGCCAAAGTTTCGCACAAGCAAGGTACCAATTGGCAAAGCTCAGGATCGGGTGAAGCAACCGCATCCGGACCGGATGAATTTCACGACAGTACCATTCTTTCGTTGAAAGAGGGTTACGGCTTCATCAAGTTTCCGCCGAATAACGTCTTTTTTCACTTCAGCAGTTTGGTTGATTACGACTTCAATGACCTGGAGATTGGTGATAGTGTCCAGTTTTCACTTGAACCGAAGGAAGATGGCCGCATGATGGCCAAAGAAGTAATTGTGGTGGAATAA
- a CDS encoding 3-hydroxyacyl-CoA dehydrogenase/enoyl-CoA hydratase family protein, which translates to MKRIRKAAVLGSGVMGAGIACHLANIGLEVLMLDIVPFDLKDEDKNNPAARNRIVNQALDNALKSKPAALFDKSFASRVKTGNFDDDMSKIKDCDWIIEVVVENLDIKKKVFDKVDQYRKAGSYVTSNTSGIPIHLMLEGRSEDFQQNFCGTHFFNPPRYLRLLEVIPTPKTKPEMVDFFMQYGDIHLGKQTVLCKDTPAFIGNRVGVYAMAKIYQLTTELGLRIEDVDVLTGPSLGRPKTGTFRLGDLVGHDTAANVIKGIKANCPDDEQASTFEIPKYQQFLLDNKFLGNKTGQGFYKKTAEKDDKGRPVILALNLSTLEYEPSAKSDLASLKLSKNIDDLPKRICALYDAADAGGQLVQKSLNGLFAYVSNRIPEITDQVFSIDDAMKAGYGWEYGPFEYWDLIGLDKAIQSAEAQGEKIADWVKEMRAAGHTSFYKRVAGQRLCYDPAEKAYVSIPGRESLIVLDNYRDAAPVFKNNEVILHDIGDGVLCLEFISPHNSIGEGVLRGINEAIQIAEDGDWFGLVIGNNGTNFSVGANIFMIAQLAYQGEFEELNMAVNIFQQTTMRARYSSIPVVVATQGYVFGGGCELLMHADAGMVSAESYIGLVEVGIGVIPGGGGTKEFAVRASDEFKEGEVLIPTLIERFKAIATASVSTSAAEAFNYRYLLPQRDLIVMNKDRAIAEAKKKVLELAPNYTQPLPKQVTVLGQTGLAALYVAANELKLGRYASEHDIKIAHKIAWVLCGGDLSGTQIVSEQYLLDLEREAFLSLCGEQKTLERIQHMLQTNKPLRN; encoded by the coding sequence ATGAAAAGAATCAGAAAAGCTGCGGTATTGGGTTCGGGCGTAATGGGTGCTGGTATTGCCTGCCATTTGGCCAACATTGGCCTGGAAGTACTAATGCTCGATATTGTCCCTTTTGACCTCAAAGATGAGGACAAAAATAACCCTGCCGCCCGCAATCGCATCGTCAATCAAGCTTTGGACAACGCCCTCAAATCCAAACCTGCTGCCTTATTTGACAAGAGTTTTGCCTCGCGGGTCAAGACAGGAAATTTCGATGATGACATGTCCAAAATCAAAGATTGTGACTGGATCATCGAAGTGGTCGTAGAAAATTTAGACATCAAAAAGAAGGTCTTCGACAAAGTAGACCAGTACCGCAAAGCGGGATCATACGTCACTTCCAACACCTCAGGTATTCCGATTCACCTGATGTTGGAAGGCCGCAGTGAAGATTTTCAGCAAAATTTCTGCGGCACCCACTTCTTCAACCCGCCACGTTACCTGCGCTTGTTGGAAGTGATCCCCACGCCGAAAACCAAGCCAGAAATGGTGGATTTCTTCATGCAATACGGCGACATCCATTTGGGCAAACAAACCGTATTGTGCAAAGACACGCCAGCGTTCATCGGCAACCGGGTAGGGGTGTACGCCATGGCCAAAATTTACCAACTCACTACGGAACTGGGCTTGCGCATCGAAGACGTTGACGTCCTCACCGGGCCTTCCCTGGGGCGCCCCAAAACGGGTACTTTCCGCCTCGGTGACCTGGTCGGCCACGATACTGCGGCCAATGTGATCAAAGGTATCAAGGCCAATTGCCCGGATGACGAACAAGCATCCACTTTTGAAATTCCCAAGTACCAGCAATTTTTACTGGACAATAAATTTTTGGGCAACAAAACCGGACAGGGTTTTTACAAAAAAACGGCTGAAAAAGACGATAAAGGTCGCCCGGTGATTTTGGCGCTTAACCTGAGTACCCTGGAGTACGAGCCCTCCGCCAAGTCCGATCTGGCCAGTTTGAAGTTGAGCAAAAACATCGACGATTTGCCCAAACGGATTTGTGCCTTGTACGATGCAGCTGACGCTGGCGGACAATTGGTGCAAAAATCCCTCAATGGCCTCTTTGCCTACGTTTCTAACCGCATCCCTGAAATTACCGATCAGGTTTTCAGCATCGACGATGCCATGAAGGCAGGTTACGGTTGGGAATACGGCCCCTTTGAATATTGGGATTTGATTGGTTTGGACAAAGCCATCCAATCCGCTGAAGCGCAGGGTGAAAAAATTGCCGATTGGGTCAAAGAAATGCGTGCTGCCGGACACACCAGCTTTTACAAGCGTGTAGCCGGACAACGTCTGTGTTACGATCCAGCGGAAAAGGCCTATGTAAGTATCCCTGGCCGCGAGTCCTTGATCGTGTTGGACAACTACCGCGACGCTGCTCCGGTTTTCAAAAACAATGAAGTCATCCTGCACGATATTGGCGATGGCGTTTTGTGCCTCGAATTCATCAGTCCACACAACTCCATCGGTGAAGGGGTGTTGCGGGGCATCAACGAGGCCATCCAAATCGCCGAGGATGGCGATTGGTTTGGTTTGGTAATTGGCAACAATGGAACCAATTTTAGTGTGGGTGCCAACATCTTTATGATTGCCCAATTGGCTTACCAAGGGGAGTTTGAAGAATTGAACATGGCGGTCAACATTTTTCAACAAACCACCATGCGGGCGCGTTATTCCAGCATTCCGGTCGTGGTGGCTACCCAGGGCTATGTTTTTGGTGGGGGCTGTGAGTTGTTGATGCACGCAGACGCTGGCATGGTGTCCGCTGAATCATACATTGGCTTGGTTGAAGTGGGCATTGGCGTCATTCCCGGCGGTGGCGGCACCAAGGAATTTGCGGTACGCGCTTCCGACGAATTTAAAGAAGGAGAAGTACTGATTCCTACCTTGATCGAGCGTTTCAAAGCCATTGCCACCGCAAGCGTAAGCACCTCGGCGGCGGAGGCATTCAACTACCGCTACCTCTTGCCACAGCGCGACTTGATCGTGATGAACAAAGACCGGGCGATTGCCGAAGCCAAGAAAAAAGTGCTGGAACTCGCCCCCAATTATACCCAACCTTTGCCCAAACAAGTGACTGTACTGGGCCAAACGGGTTTGGCTGCGCTATATGTGGCTGCCAACGAGTTGAAATTGGGGCGCTACGCCTCCGAACACGACATCAAAATTGCCCACAAAATTGCCTGGGTGCTTTGTGGTGGTGACTTATCGGGTACCCAAATCGTATCTGAACAATACCTGTTGGACCTGGAACGGGAAGCATTCCTCAGCCTCTGCGGTGAGCAGAAAACTTTGGAGCGGATTCAGCACATGCTGCAAACAAACAAGCCCTTGCGGAACTAA
- a CDS encoding thiolase family protein, producing MEAYIIKAYRSAVGRSKKGGFKNYRSDDLAVDIIKHLMAQVPELDPRLVDDVFVGCANPEGEQGFQIGRQISLRALGQEVPGVTVNRYCASGLETISMAVSKIKAGMGHIYLAGGTESMSMIPMTGYKLAPAYSVASTTPNYLASMGHTAEAVAHKYGISREKADEFALRSHVNAAKAIDEGKFSEEIVPVKVKEVFVQNDKRVEKEFTVAVDEGVRRDTTLAGLAGLRPAFANGGVVTAGNSSQTSDGASFVLVVSEEMVKQLGLKPIARLAACSVGGVDPMYMGIGPCAAIPKALKQAGIALNDIDLIELNEAFAAQALAVVQEAGLDISKVNVNGGAIALGHPLGCTGAKLSTQLFNELRRQGKKYGMVTACVGGGQGIAGIYELL from the coding sequence ATGGAAGCATACATCATCAAAGCATACCGGTCTGCCGTTGGAAGATCCAAAAAAGGCGGATTCAAAAACTACCGTTCAGATGACCTGGCGGTAGACATCATCAAACACCTCATGGCCCAAGTACCGGAGCTGGATCCCCGCTTGGTCGATGACGTATTTGTCGGCTGCGCCAATCCCGAAGGTGAACAAGGTTTTCAGATTGGCCGGCAAATCTCGCTCCGTGCACTGGGACAGGAAGTACCTGGCGTAACGGTCAACCGTTATTGCGCTTCGGGCCTGGAAACCATCTCGATGGCGGTTTCCAAAATCAAGGCGGGGATGGGTCACATCTACCTGGCGGGCGGTACCGAAAGCATGAGCATGATCCCGATGACGGGTTACAAACTGGCGCCTGCGTATTCGGTTGCGAGCACCACGCCCAATTACCTGGCCAGCATGGGGCATACTGCCGAAGCGGTGGCGCACAAATACGGCATCAGTCGCGAAAAAGCCGATGAATTTGCGCTGCGCTCGCATGTCAACGCGGCCAAAGCCATTGACGAAGGCAAGTTTTCCGAGGAGATTGTTCCCGTAAAAGTGAAGGAAGTATTTGTGCAAAACGACAAACGGGTGGAAAAGGAATTTACCGTAGCGGTAGATGAAGGCGTACGCCGCGATACCACCTTGGCCGGTTTGGCTGGCTTGAGGCCTGCTTTTGCCAATGGTGGAGTCGTCACAGCGGGCAACTCTTCCCAAACTTCCGATGGCGCCTCCTTCGTGTTGGTGGTCAGTGAGGAGATGGTCAAACAATTGGGTCTGAAACCTATTGCCCGTTTGGCCGCTTGCTCGGTGGGCGGTGTGGATCCGATGTACATGGGCATTGGCCCTTGTGCGGCAATTCCCAAGGCTTTAAAACAAGCAGGGATTGCCCTGAATGACATCGATTTGATTGAACTCAATGAAGCTTTTGCGGCTCAGGCCTTGGCGGTAGTTCAAGAAGCTGGTTTGGACATCAGCAAAGTCAACGTCAATGGTGGTGCCATTGCGCTGGGACATCCCCTGGGCTGTACGGGTGCCAAATTGTCGACTCAACTGTTCAACGAGCTGCGCCGCCAGGGTAAAAAATACGGCATGGTGACGGCTTGTGTGGGTGGAGGGCAAGGCATTGCGGGGATCTATGAACTGCTTTGA
- a CDS encoding NUDIX domain-containing protein, whose protein sequence is MENPWKTLSIQEVYDNRWIKITHREVLTPAGTPGIYGVVHFKNIAIGIVPVDEQGYTWLVGQYRYTLDQYTWEIPEGGCPLGTDPLETAKRELKEETGIQASEWIQIIDFHTSNSVTDEYGIAYLAKGLSYGEAEPEETESLQLKRVPLQEAIDMVLRGEITDALSMMALMKVHISFSS, encoded by the coding sequence ATGGAAAATCCCTGGAAAACCCTCTCTATCCAAGAAGTCTACGACAACCGCTGGATCAAAATAACCCATCGTGAAGTCCTCACGCCTGCAGGTACACCCGGCATTTATGGCGTGGTACATTTCAAAAACATTGCCATCGGTATTGTCCCGGTTGATGAACAAGGGTACACCTGGCTGGTCGGCCAATACCGCTACACCCTGGATCAGTACACCTGGGAAATCCCCGAAGGAGGCTGCCCACTGGGTACCGACCCGCTGGAAACGGCCAAACGGGAGCTAAAAGAGGAAACGGGGATACAAGCCAGCGAATGGATACAAATCATCGATTTTCATACCTCCAACTCTGTCACCGACGAATATGGCATCGCCTACCTGGCCAAAGGACTCAGCTATGGTGAAGCAGAACCCGAAGAAACTGAATCACTCCAGCTCAAAAGGGTTCCGCTTCAGGAAGCTATAGATATGGTTTTGCGCGGTGAAATCACCGATGCCTTGTCGATGATGGCCTTGATGAAGGTACACATCTCCTTTAGCAGTTGA
- the secG gene encoding preprotein translocase subunit SecG, producing the protein MTFITIIIALVSFALMFFILIQNPKGGGIDSTFGGSQANQLFGASGSTEIVEKITWGLAAALFILCIVASLMVSNIGGAGEQLLSQ; encoded by the coding sequence ATGACTTTCATTACTATAATCATCGCATTGGTCAGTTTCGCGTTGATGTTTTTTATCTTGATCCAAAACCCTAAGGGTGGTGGCATCGACTCAACTTTTGGTGGTAGTCAAGCCAACCAACTGTTCGGCGCGTCTGGTTCGACTGAGATTGTGGAGAAGATTACCTGGGGCCTGGCCGCTGCATTGTTCATCCTTTGTATCGTTGCTTCCCTGATGGTGAGTAACATTGGTGGTGCTGGAGAACAACTTCTTTCGCAATAA
- a CDS encoding CHAT domain-containing protein — protein sequence MTPTQTHHLSTIVLLLLCSVQNFAQDSLGLKQAKNDLEKAILLRDNIDSCLKYGNLVLEYYKGVNKFESAEVARVFHLYGVVYATKGHLSEAKENYFKSIEINERIFGPNHIQIARTYQNLGAVFSVERDFKESDKYHQKALQKAKLYPGKEDIFQATCLTNLAINANAKGLYKQAIDYNLQGLSILSKYPTEGISIAGAFTNISNSHGFMGEYDQAINYALQAIEIKLKVQPNSASLARSYSNLAEWYTAAKQIPKALPYAHKALAIRLNVLGEKHQEVATSFNNFGLMYLELGKFDSAELTLKKAIDLRSKMLPSNHVRIITSKLYYIRCLAKQNKRIEAMNLIKEVAQQFIYRTDYLDNEVMTNINTLIETYFYIDALPAADSVLTAFKKTIDERFSFAGIYSSPLYFNLHEHHGWVLRELYFKDKDLNLLIRAKNSYEKIDSIYEVNKLEFRHSEYVNYLFEKIANNAKNLAYTFALLYQETKDQQYLGATFKLSEKYRSQLLYDHLEDVNLKRLFRVNPIYLQTEQQLDTGISQVLKEIYQEEWVKQAIDPQKIAGYNNRLQALKRQKQALDQQIALEYPEYIKLKSEPSFQDIESIRRSLIGQNHAIIEYISLPNSLCVITITQSVIHAELIKMDEANYQLFNKLRSGIIDFYSADEPVDSILSSGIQNFIESSYALYQILIKPIESQLHKISKITIIPDGPLVGIPFEVLMEFKPELFDRFNTHPYLLKKYIINYAYSANIIAAYTQKLPSEKKGNTFLGFAPFFYGDTTIVAQNYKVHDRRKAIDLDTLKHSAEEVFNARRGWDGKIYVGAHATKGQFLQIADKYKIIHLSTHGQANNQKGEFSYLHFARTKDTLDDEKLYAQEIYNLNLNADLVLLSACESRIGEFSIKDGLIGLAHAFSFAGAKSVVSTLWKVKERQTKELLADFYSKIKPDSKLPIAMTVGNALHFAKLKMLESPRRSHPYFWAGFIAMGDIKLFEN from the coding sequence ATGACACCGACCCAAACACATCATTTAAGTACTATTGTGTTGCTTCTTCTTTGTTCTGTTCAAAATTTTGCTCAAGATTCTTTGGGGCTAAAACAAGCAAAGAATGACCTGGAAAAAGCAATATTACTAAGAGATAACATTGATAGCTGTTTGAAATATGGGAATTTAGTTTTAGAATATTACAAGGGGGTAAATAAATTTGAAAGTGCTGAGGTAGCAAGGGTTTTCCATCTATATGGCGTCGTTTATGCCACTAAGGGTCACTTATCAGAGGCGAAAGAAAATTATTTTAAAAGTATTGAGATAAATGAAAGAATTTTTGGGCCGAATCACATTCAAATTGCGCGCACTTATCAAAATTTGGGCGCAGTTTTTAGTGTTGAACGAGATTTCAAAGAATCCGACAAATATCATCAAAAAGCACTCCAAAAAGCAAAACTATATCCTGGAAAAGAAGACATTTTCCAGGCCACTTGTCTTACCAATTTGGCCATTAATGCCAACGCGAAAGGATTGTACAAGCAAGCGATTGATTATAATTTACAAGGACTAAGCATCTTGTCTAAATATCCCACCGAAGGAATTAGCATAGCTGGGGCATTTACCAATATCTCAAATTCCCATGGCTTTATGGGAGAATATGATCAGGCCATAAATTACGCTTTACAAGCCATTGAAATAAAACTAAAAGTACAACCGAATAGCGCTTCGTTAGCAAGAAGTTATAGCAACTTAGCGGAGTGGTATACTGCTGCAAAACAAATACCCAAAGCACTGCCATATGCTCACAAAGCTTTGGCTATTCGTTTAAATGTACTTGGAGAAAAGCACCAAGAGGTAGCTACTTCATTTAACAACTTTGGTTTAATGTATTTGGAACTAGGAAAATTTGATAGTGCTGAATTAACCCTTAAAAAAGCTATTGATCTTAGGAGTAAGATGTTACCGTCCAATCATGTTCGTATTATTACTTCCAAGCTATATTATATTAGATGTCTAGCTAAACAGAATAAAAGAATTGAAGCAATGAATTTAATTAAAGAAGTTGCTCAACAATTTATTTACAGGACTGATTATTTAGATAATGAAGTTATGACTAATATAAATACACTAATTGAGACTTATTTTTATATTGACGCACTTCCTGCTGCAGATTCTGTATTGACTGCGTTTAAAAAAACGATAGATGAGCGGTTTAGCTTTGCTGGAATCTATTCTTCTCCATTATATTTTAATTTGCATGAACATCATGGATGGGTATTGAGAGAACTTTACTTTAAAGATAAGGATTTAAACTTATTAATACGCGCTAAAAATTCATACGAAAAAATTGACTCTATTTATGAAGTAAATAAACTTGAGTTTCGACATTCAGAATATGTTAATTATTTATTTGAAAAAATTGCCAATAATGCAAAGAATTTAGCCTACACTTTTGCCTTGCTTTATCAAGAAACTAAAGACCAGCAATACCTTGGGGCTACTTTCAAGCTGAGTGAAAAATATCGTTCCCAACTACTATATGATCATCTTGAAGATGTAAATTTAAAACGACTTTTTCGAGTAAATCCAATCTATTTACAGACTGAACAACAACTTGATACAGGAATTAGTCAAGTATTAAAAGAAATCTATCAGGAAGAATGGGTTAAACAAGCCATAGATCCACAGAAAATTGCAGGATATAATAACCGACTGCAGGCATTGAAGCGCCAAAAGCAGGCATTAGATCAGCAAATTGCTTTAGAATACCCTGAATACATAAAACTTAAATCCGAGCCTTCTTTCCAAGATATTGAATCTATTCGGCGAAGTTTAATCGGTCAAAATCACGCAATCATTGAATATATTAGTTTGCCAAATAGCCTTTGTGTCATCACGATTACTCAAAGTGTCATTCATGCAGAACTTATAAAAATGGATGAGGCCAACTATCAACTTTTCAATAAGCTAAGAAGCGGGATAATTGATTTTTATTCGGCGGATGAACCCGTTGATTCCATACTTTCATCAGGGATTCAAAATTTTATAGAATCGAGTTATGCCTTGTATCAGATATTAATCAAGCCAATTGAAAGCCAACTGCATAAAATTTCAAAAATCACGATCATTCCAGATGGTCCACTGGTTGGCATTCCTTTTGAGGTATTAATGGAGTTTAAACCTGAGTTGTTCGATCGGTTTAACACTCACCCTTACCTTTTAAAGAAATATATCATCAATTATGCATATTCAGCCAATATTATCGCTGCATATACGCAAAAATTGCCCTCAGAGAAAAAGGGAAACACTTTTTTAGGGTTTGCACCATTTTTTTATGGAGATACTACAATAGTTGCCCAAAACTACAAGGTGCATGATAGAAGGAAGGCGATAGATTTAGATACTTTAAAGCACTCTGCCGAAGAGGTTTTTAACGCAAGAAGAGGTTGGGATGGTAAAATATATGTTGGCGCTCATGCAACAAAAGGGCAGTTTCTTCAAATAGCGGATAAATATAAAATCATTCATCTTTCAACTCACGGACAAGCAAATAACCAGAAAGGGGAATTCAGTTATTTACATTTTGCAAGAACGAAAGATACCTTAGATGATGAAAAACTTTATGCCCAGGAAATATACAACTTAAATTTGAATGCTGATTTGGTCTTGTTGAGTGCGTGTGAATCTAGGATAGGTGAATTCTCAATTAAAGATGGCCTGATTGGTTTGGCACACGCATTTAGCTTCGCGGGTGCTAAAAGTGTTGTTTCTACTTTGTGGAAGGTTAAAGAAAGACAAACAAAAGAACTTCTTGCAGACTTTTACAGCAAAATAAAACCAGATTCTAAATTACCTATTGCAATGACGGTAGGAAATGCCTTGCATTTTGCAAAATTAAAAATGCTTGAATCTCCAAGAAGGTCACACCCTTATTTCTGGGCCGGCTTTATTGCTATGGGAGATATTAAACTGTTCGAAAATTAA
- a CDS encoding RNA polymerase sigma factor, with translation MPFNNQDYITGLKLVDPKIIAAIYQNFLPKIERLVIKYGGTTNDAEDIFQEVLIDIVRRNSAEKIETSFSAYLIRACKNQWFKKLRKKTEFLLTLNESQEHEMEENVEEILEQTELRALIKEKMSLLSIQCQVILKLSAMDGVTFTEIAHLLDIKSDNTARQRAFLCRNQLRKLLLEDPRFKDYLDY, from the coding sequence GTGCCATTTAATAACCAAGACTATATCACAGGTTTAAAATTGGTTGATCCTAAAATCATTGCAGCGATCTATCAAAATTTTTTACCAAAAATAGAGCGGCTTGTTATAAAATATGGGGGCACAACCAACGATGCTGAAGATATTTTTCAAGAAGTTCTGATAGATATTGTACGGCGTAATAGCGCTGAGAAAATCGAAACTTCCTTTAGTGCATATTTAATTCGAGCCTGCAAAAATCAGTGGTTTAAAAAACTAAGAAAAAAAACTGAATTTCTTCTAACACTAAACGAATCGCAGGAACATGAAATGGAAGAAAATGTTGAAGAAATTCTAGAGCAAACAGAACTTAGAGCACTTATTAAAGAAAAAATGAGTCTCTTGTCTATACAGTGTCAAGTTATCCTTAAACTTTCTGCAATGGATGGAGTAACTTTTACAGAAATTGCGCACTTATTGGACATAAAAAGTGACAATACCGCTAGACAAAGAGCTTTCTTATGCCGAAACCAGCTCCGAAAACTTTTGCTTGAGGACCCACGTTTTAAAGACTACCTAGATTATTAG
- a CDS encoding alpha/beta hydrolase-fold protein, with product MKRIILFALFGWPYHLVAQSTLQIDSLSSPALGKTEKYQIYLPDGYTQNNNQRYPVVYFLHGALSDHEGYDFIKIVLDNLIVTKKIQPMIVVKPNGSQGNYGGSMFTNSTLYGKVEDFIVKDLVAHVDQKYRTMGTRNARAVMGHSMGADGAARFGTLHPDVFCGFAAHSGSLDFSFARIFFSFAVQEQLQQKDSIPYDFRPNDGFATGALFRAAGAASPNLTKPPYFVDFPLDPQGEQIDSVFQKWFSISAANLVRRKPPTKEIGMFFDCGFQDEFGFMLFNNGFRDSLLKSGLKFTYQNFTGGHGDKLLDRMAISLPYLDSLMSKLSTAVYSPGKWRDKITMKIYPNPGNDTVTLELSSPENTSAGVVIQNAAGQVLRVLRKDWQINAGVNQLQLNVSDLGIGMYWLVVRGEGFVVSNPLQRVK from the coding sequence ATGAAAAGAATTATACTTTTTGCCTTGTTTGGATGGCCTTACCATTTAGTTGCCCAAAGCACCCTCCAAATCGACTCCCTTTCCAGCCCAGCCCTAGGTAAAACGGAAAAATACCAGATTTACCTACCCGATGGCTACACCCAAAACAACAATCAGCGTTACCCGGTAGTGTACTTTCTGCACGGCGCTTTATCTGATCATGAGGGGTATGATTTCATCAAAATTGTGCTGGATAACCTAATCGTTACAAAAAAAATTCAACCTATGATTGTGGTAAAACCCAATGGCAGTCAAGGTAATTATGGAGGTAGTATGTTTACCAATTCTACACTGTATGGTAAGGTAGAAGATTTTATTGTCAAAGACCTTGTAGCACATGTGGATCAGAAGTACCGCACGATGGGTACACGAAATGCACGAGCAGTGATGGGACACTCTATGGGGGCTGACGGAGCAGCGCGTTTCGGGACACTGCATCCTGACGTATTTTGTGGCTTTGCAGCGCATAGTGGGTCGCTCGATTTTAGTTTTGCCCGTATCTTTTTCAGTTTTGCCGTTCAGGAACAACTACAGCAAAAGGATTCGATTCCTTATGATTTCCGACCCAATGATGGTTTTGCAACGGGAGCCTTGTTTCGTGCGGCTGGTGCAGCCTCACCCAACCTAACCAAGCCACCCTATTTTGTTGATTTTCCACTTGATCCACAGGGCGAACAAATTGATTCTGTTTTTCAAAAATGGTTTTCAATTAGCGCAGCCAATCTAGTTAGACGTAAGCCACCCACGAAGGAAATAGGCATGTTCTTCGATTGTGGTTTTCAGGATGAGTTCGGCTTTATGCTGTTCAACAATGGGTTTCGGGATTCTCTCTTGAAATCTGGGTTAAAATTCACTTACCAAAATTTCACGGGGGGGCACGGCGATAAGCTATTGGATCGGATGGCTATCTCCTTGCCTTATTTGGATTCTTTGATGAGCAAATTGAGCACTGCTGTCTATTCCCCTGGAAAATGGCGGGACAAAATTACCATGAAGATATACCCCAATCCAGGAAATGATACGGTCACTTTGGAATTGTCGAGTCCTGAAAACACCTCAGCTGGTGTGGTAATACAAAATGCTGCTGGCCAGGTGCTGAGGGTGCTACGAAAAGATTGGCAAATCAATGCAGGTGTCAACCAATTGCAGTTGAATGTAAGCGATTTGGGGATTGGGATGTATTGGCTTGTTGTGAGAGGGGAGGGGTTTGTGGTCAGTAACCCTTTGCAACGGGTGAAGTGA